A window from Cytobacillus sp. IB215665 encodes these proteins:
- a CDS encoding aminoglycoside phosphotransferase family protein gives MTTEIIFASKKLGHITDTQLQSMLYRFDLGKFVSSEKTANGVMGQTLLVTSTEGRFVIKGNPLFSGQFTEEKFFVENIRDRTGIAVPTPYLVDDNEDIFGWKYAIMPLLPGKHLGEVSSKLFFEDKFKIAEVIAETLTALHSWKVNAFGELYTKDFSLRAFEGTYRIWLYDRIIYWLNDAKKCSTITTEDISWVDEFLKSAKEYFDRITSPAVVMGDFKPENFLLQTNDRGWSISGLFDFTNSYFGDPIRLNKDAHTVY, from the coding sequence TTGACTACTGAAATTATTTTTGCTTCGAAAAAATTGGGGCATATTACTGATACACAGTTACAGTCTATGCTTTATAGATTTGACTTAGGAAAATTTGTCTCTTCAGAAAAAACAGCAAATGGTGTTATGGGACAAACCTTACTTGTTACGTCTACTGAAGGAAGGTTTGTCATCAAGGGAAATCCGCTTTTTTCAGGGCAGTTTACTGAAGAGAAGTTTTTTGTAGAAAATATACGTGATCGAACAGGCATAGCTGTTCCTACACCATATCTTGTTGATGATAATGAAGATATATTTGGTTGGAAGTATGCGATCATGCCATTACTTCCAGGTAAACATTTAGGGGAAGTTAGTAGTAAGCTGTTTTTTGAGGATAAATTTAAAATTGCTGAAGTGATAGCCGAAACGCTTACTGCACTACATAGTTGGAAAGTGAATGCCTTTGGTGAGTTATATACGAAAGATTTCAGCTTACGCGCTTTTGAGGGTACATACAGAATATGGCTATATGACAGAATTATTTACTGGTTGAATGATGCAAAAAAGTGCTCAACTATAACTACTGAAGACATATCGTGGGTAGATGAATTTTTAAAGAGTGCAAAAGAATACTTTGATAGGATCACTTCACCCGCAGTCGTTATGGGTGACTTTAAACCAGAAAACTTTTTGTTACAAACAAATGATAGAGGGTGGAGTATTAGTGGTTTATTTGATTTCACGAACTCCTATTTTGGAGACCCAATCAGACTTAATAAAGATGCTCATACGGTATATTGA
- a CDS encoding CBS domain-containing protein — MATKHEQILQYIDSLPVGEKISVRQIAKDMSVSEGTAYRAIKDAENKGYVSTIERVGTIRIERKKKENFEKLTYAEVVNIVDGQVLGGREGLHKTLNKMVIGAMKLEAMMRYTGAGNLLIVGNRTKAHELALEAGAAVLITGGFDTDDYVKKLADELQLPIISSSYDTFTVATMINRAIYDQLIKKEIVLVEDILTPIENTIYLKVDDPVSKWYEYNTETKHSRYPVVDEQLKIQGMVTAKDIMGSNNDTVIEKIMTKNPLNVSGKTSVASCSHMMVWEGIEMLPVVNQSNKLQGIISRQDVLKALQMIQRQPQIGETIDDLVTSHFVNISTSSKESELYRCEVTPQMTNHLGTISYGVFTTIVTEAANRVLRSFKKGDIVVENITIYFIKPVQIESMIEIRPKVLEVGRKFGKVDVEVYNEGVVVGKALMMCQLIDRS, encoded by the coding sequence TTGGCTACAAAACATGAACAAATTTTACAATACATTGATAGCTTACCGGTAGGGGAAAAAATTTCAGTTCGCCAAATTGCAAAAGATATGAGTGTAAGTGAGGGAACAGCGTACCGTGCAATAAAGGATGCAGAAAATAAAGGCTATGTGAGTACGATTGAACGTGTCGGAACAATTAGAATTGAACGTAAGAAAAAAGAAAATTTTGAAAAGCTTACATATGCTGAAGTTGTAAATATTGTAGATGGGCAAGTTTTAGGTGGAAGAGAAGGCTTACATAAAACATTGAACAAAATGGTCATCGGAGCAATGAAGCTAGAAGCCATGATGCGATATACTGGGGCAGGAAATCTATTAATAGTTGGAAACCGGACGAAAGCGCATGAACTTGCATTAGAGGCGGGAGCAGCTGTATTAATTACAGGTGGCTTCGATACTGATGATTATGTGAAAAAGCTAGCAGATGAACTACAATTGCCGATCATTTCTAGTAGTTACGATACGTTTACTGTTGCAACAATGATCAATCGAGCCATATATGATCAATTAATTAAAAAAGAAATTGTGTTAGTTGAAGATATATTGACTCCTATCGAAAATACCATTTATTTAAAGGTGGATGATCCGGTTTCAAAATGGTATGAATATAATACTGAGACGAAACATAGTCGATACCCAGTAGTTGATGAACAATTGAAAATTCAAGGCATGGTTACCGCCAAAGACATTATGGGAAGTAACAATGACACGGTGATCGAGAAAATAATGACGAAAAATCCATTGAACGTAAGTGGAAAAACGTCAGTAGCATCATGTTCTCATATGATGGTTTGGGAAGGGATTGAAATGCTCCCTGTTGTGAATCAATCAAATAAGCTTCAAGGTATAATTAGTCGGCAAGATGTGTTAAAAGCATTACAAATGATTCAACGACAACCTCAGATCGGGGAGACGATTGATGATTTAGTGACGAGTCATTTTGTAAACATATCTACTAGTTCAAAAGAAAGTGAACTGTATCGGTGTGAAGTGACACCGCAAATGACAAACCATCTTGGAACAATCTCTTACGGTGTATTTACGACAATCGTAACGGAAGCTGCTAATAGAGTTCTTCGTTCTTTTAAAAAAGGAGATATAGTTGTAGAAAACATTACAATCTATTTCATCAAACCTGTACAAATAGAGAGTATGATTGAAATACGTCCAAAGGTTTTAGAAGTTGGTCGTAAATTCGGGAAAGTAGATGTAGAAGTATACAACGAAGGGGTAGTTGTTGGAAAAGCTTTAATGATGTGTCAACTTATTGACCGGTCATAA
- a CDS encoding YtpI family protein, translating to MPVFVIFIVLSISFYLFYKIKYFRTKRPIERQWISAKSSIALGTFVLLFAINQLILFPTTITFIVGTILILFGGGSIWAGYRAYKYFLPLAIKEAEELK from the coding sequence ATGCCTGTATTCGTTATATTTATCGTTTTATCTATTTCATTTTATTTATTTTATAAAATAAAATACTTCAGAACAAAAAGGCCGATTGAACGTCAGTGGATATCTGCAAAATCCAGTATTGCACTTGGTACCTTCGTTTTATTATTTGCAATTAACCAACTAATATTATTCCCAACAACGATTACATTCATTGTTGGTACGATATTGATATTGTTTGGTGGAGGTAGTATATGGGCAGGGTATCGAGCGTATAAATATTTTTTACCACTAGCGATTAAAGAAGCTGAAGAACTTAAATAA
- a CDS encoding bifunctional oligoribonuclease/PAP phosphatase NrnA: MKDKILQAIKQFDIIIVHRHVRPDPDAYGSQCGLSEIIRASFPEKKVYSVGNEEKSLNFLSRLDDITDKTYNDALVIVCDTANEERIDDTRYSLGKKLIKIDHHPNETPYGDIIWVDTSASSTSEMIYEFYKYGKNEGLVLNKQAAELIYAGIVGDTGRFMFPNTNPITFKYASELIEYGFSLNNLYNKLYETKLNVAKLNGYVFQNLTVSENGAASVIITKEMLDEFEVTPMEASQLVSTIGHIKGIKAWVFFVEEEDVIRVRLRSKTPVINGIAKKYNGGGHPLAAGASIYSWDTINDVLADLEKVCAE; encoded by the coding sequence ATGAAAGATAAAATACTGCAAGCAATAAAACAGTTCGACATAATTATAGTTCATAGGCATGTTCGCCCTGATCCTGATGCATACGGTTCCCAATGTGGGTTGTCAGAAATCATTAGAGCGTCTTTTCCAGAAAAAAAAGTATATTCAGTAGGTAATGAGGAAAAGTCTTTGAACTTTTTAAGTAGATTAGATGACATCACGGATAAGACATATAATGATGCTCTCGTCATAGTATGTGATACTGCAAATGAAGAAAGAATTGATGATACGAGGTATTCTTTAGGAAAGAAGCTAATTAAAATAGATCATCACCCTAATGAAACACCTTATGGTGATATTATTTGGGTAGATACAAGTGCAAGTTCAACGAGTGAAATGATTTATGAGTTTTATAAATATGGTAAAAACGAAGGATTAGTATTAAATAAACAGGCAGCAGAGTTAATATATGCTGGTATTGTAGGAGATACTGGGAGGTTTATGTTTCCTAATACGAACCCAATAACTTTTAAGTATGCAAGTGAACTAATTGAATATGGTTTTTCACTTAATAATCTTTATAATAAGCTATACGAAACGAAACTAAATGTTGCAAAGTTAAATGGTTATGTGTTTCAAAACCTTACTGTGTCAGAAAATGGTGCTGCTTCTGTTATTATAACGAAAGAAATGCTAGATGAATTTGAGGTTACTCCCATGGAAGCTTCTCAATTGGTAAGTACAATCGGACATATTAAAGGGATAAAAGCTTGGGTGTTTTTTGTTGAAGAGGAAGATGTAATTAGGGTACGTCTACGCTCGAAAACGCCTGTGATAAATGGGATAGCGAAGAAATACAATGGTGGGGGGCACCCACTCGCTGCAGGGGCATCAATTTATTCTTGGGATACTATTAATGATGTGTTGGCAGATTTAGAAAAGGTTTGTGCTGAATAA
- the ytrI gene encoding sporulation membrane protein YtrI, whose protein sequence is MRIPPHFQLPNWQRFFAGVAIGAIISWLVFLYMFGVLQEKQVSMIDRQQKEIIKLNNDIKIWQDDYRELNEKNKKQLTLQEIIIDITAHEKFNLDQNSIIFIQEEIRKELSSLLAKDIETVYKNSTLLEKSIENKPFTINEKSYRVRIKKIGYFTTLYIHGTIEIVK, encoded by the coding sequence ATGAGGATCCCGCCACATTTTCAATTGCCGAATTGGCAGCGTTTTTTTGCTGGGGTAGCTATTGGAGCCATTATTAGCTGGCTAGTTTTTTTATATATGTTTGGCGTTTTACAGGAAAAACAAGTTAGTATGATTGATCGTCAGCAAAAAGAAATTATCAAACTTAATAATGACATAAAAATTTGGCAGGATGATTATCGGGAGTTAAATGAAAAGAATAAAAAACAACTCACTTTACAAGAAATAATAATAGACATCACCGCACATGAAAAATTTAACTTAGATCAAAATAGCATCATTTTTATTCAGGAAGAGATAAGAAAAGAGCTAAGTTCTTTGCTTGCGAAAGATATTGAAACAGTTTATAAAAATAGTACTTTGTTAGAGAAATCAATTGAAAACAAACCATTTACAATTAATGAAAAATCATACCGAGTAAGAATAAAAAAGATTGGATATTTCACAACATTATATATTCATGGAACGATTGAAATCGTTAAATAA
- a CDS encoding YtrH family sporulation protein, which yields MELKEAFIPMFIKSYFIAFGVLLGGALIGGLGAFISGQPPLTEMFRLSNRLKIWALVAAIGGTFDAIYSFERGIFSGETRDVFKQILLIVSAMGGAQTGTEIIHWFTQEHISR from the coding sequence ATGGAATTAAAGGAAGCATTTATCCCAATGTTTATAAAAAGCTATTTTATAGCCTTCGGTGTTCTACTCGGCGGGGCTTTAATTGGTGGTTTAGGAGCATTTATATCTGGGCAACCACCCTTAACTGAAATGTTTCGTCTGTCAAACAGATTAAAGATATGGGCATTAGTTGCGGCAATTGGTGGAACATTTGATGCGATTTATAGCTTTGAGCGCGGCATATTTTCTGGAGAAACTCGTGATGTATTTAAACAAATTCTACTTATTGTTTCAGCTATGGGGGGCGCACAAACCGGGACGGAAATCATTCATTGGTTTACACAGGAACATATATCACGATGA
- the dnaE gene encoding DNA polymerase III subunit alpha, translating to MSFVHLQIKSAYSLLNSAASIESLVIKAKRHGFSALALTDENVMYGAVSFYKTCLKHSIKPIIGLTVSVLVNESSDEPSTYPLVLLAKNNSGYQNLMKISSTVLTKAKDGIPLKWLHHYRQDLIAITPGRHGEIEQLLLNNEVEKARERANFYKGFFANNCFFFSIQQHRQHDRELTEKLVTLSKDVDLSVVATNDVHYTEKKDAIAYDCLTAIKQGVKLSDDHLSKLPSNEYYLKSPEEMLELFNSYPSAVANSVEIANRCNVEIALGTTQLPRFPVPDGKQSNDYLASLCLKGLKERYLEPSDEHYDRLMYELEIINRMKFSDYFLIVWDFMKYAQHNGILTGPGRGSAAGSLVAYVLYITNIDPIKHQLLFERFLNPQRVTMPDIDIDFPDTRRDEMIHYVKNKYGQLHVAQIITFGTLGARAALRDVGRVVGASPKEVDFLAKKIPMKQGITLEEAYRQSSEFRERIQQTDVAKRIYEIALTIEGLPRHTSTHAAGVIISDRQLTNIIPIQEGHADVYLTQYPMDILEDIGLLKMDFLGLRNLTLIENIITMVERKTGNNINLDQTPMDDKVTYSLLSQGQTTGVFQLESEGMRQVLKRLKPSSFEDIVAVNALYRPGPMDNIPIYIDRKHNKSPISYPHPDLESILAKTYGVIVYQEQIMQIAAVMAGFSLGEADLLRRAVSKKKKDVLDEEREHFVNGSVSKGYSVSVANSIYDLIVRFANYGFNRSHSVAYSMIAYHLAYLKANYPIYFYASILTSVISKDDKLASYIREAKQQGIKILPPSINHSFFGFSVEKHGLRFGLAAIHHVGGAALKEIFRSRKQKKFSDLFDFCIRTSAKQINRQTIESLVMAGCFDEFGENRATILASIDIALEHAELVRPDSKDQIELFHEEFMLKPKYAQVAELSEDQMLKLEKEAVGFYLSRYPTTMYEDLFFSIRTKKIHQLADNKSNELVKLGVYITNDRVIRTKKGEVMSFYTFSDDSGDVDAVAFPAVYKQYSNILHKGSIVVVEGKCERRLEKLQIIIKTVYTMDEMIKSSSNKSLYLRFEDTQMAEGKVQEIKNILSTFPGETAVLIYYEREQRTIRLPEEFLVDPSEECIEQMTKVLGERNVVLK from the coding sequence ATGTCTTTTGTTCACCTTCAAATAAAAAGTGCGTACAGCTTATTAAATAGTGCAGCATCAATTGAAAGTTTAGTTATAAAAGCAAAACGTCACGGCTTTAGTGCTTTGGCATTAACAGATGAAAATGTCATGTACGGAGCTGTTTCCTTTTATAAAACATGTTTAAAGCACTCAATAAAACCTATCATTGGTCTTACGGTATCTGTACTTGTAAATGAAAGTTCAGATGAGCCTAGTACTTATCCCTTAGTATTGCTCGCAAAAAATAACAGTGGCTATCAAAACTTAATGAAAATTAGTAGTACAGTATTAACAAAGGCGAAGGACGGTATTCCATTAAAATGGCTGCACCATTATAGACAAGATCTTATTGCAATTACACCTGGTCGTCATGGTGAAATAGAACAATTGTTACTTAATAATGAGGTTGAAAAAGCAAGAGAACGTGCTAATTTCTACAAAGGTTTTTTTGCTAATAATTGCTTTTTCTTTTCAATTCAACAACATAGACAACATGATCGGGAATTAACTGAAAAGCTAGTAACGTTAAGTAAAGATGTTGATCTCAGTGTTGTTGCAACAAATGATGTACATTATACAGAAAAGAAAGATGCTATTGCTTATGATTGCTTAACAGCTATTAAACAAGGGGTAAAATTATCAGACGATCATTTATCAAAACTACCTTCAAATGAGTATTATTTAAAGAGTCCAGAAGAGATGCTTGAACTTTTTAATAGCTACCCAAGCGCAGTAGCAAATTCTGTTGAAATAGCTAATAGATGTAATGTTGAGATAGCACTTGGTACAACGCAATTGCCAAGGTTTCCTGTTCCAGATGGCAAGCAGTCGAATGATTACTTAGCTTCTTTATGTTTGAAAGGGTTAAAGGAGCGTTATTTAGAGCCGTCAGACGAACATTATGACCGCCTAATGTATGAATTAGAAATTATAAATAGAATGAAATTTAGCGATTATTTTTTAATCGTTTGGGACTTTATGAAGTATGCGCAACATAACGGTATCCTAACAGGTCCAGGGAGAGGGTCTGCCGCTGGTTCGCTAGTTGCATATGTCTTATACATAACTAATATAGATCCAATAAAGCATCAGTTGTTGTTTGAGAGGTTTTTAAATCCACAAAGGGTTACGATGCCTGATATAGATATTGACTTTCCAGATACCCGTCGTGACGAGATGATCCATTATGTAAAGAATAAGTACGGGCAATTACATGTCGCTCAAATCATTACATTTGGTACGCTTGGTGCAAGAGCAGCATTACGTGATGTCGGAAGAGTAGTGGGGGCATCACCAAAAGAAGTGGACTTTTTAGCTAAAAAAATACCGATGAAGCAAGGAATCACACTTGAGGAGGCGTATCGTCAATCTTCTGAGTTTAGGGAGCGTATACAACAAACCGATGTGGCGAAAAGAATATATGAAATAGCGTTAACAATAGAAGGCTTACCACGACATACATCTACTCATGCTGCGGGTGTAATTATAAGTGATCGACAATTAACGAATATCATTCCCATTCAAGAAGGTCATGCAGATGTATATTTAACACAGTATCCAATGGATATTTTAGAGGATATTGGTCTACTAAAGATGGATTTTTTAGGCTTACGTAACCTTACATTGATAGAAAATATTATAACTATGGTTGAAAGAAAGACTGGGAATAACATTAACCTAGATCAAACTCCAATGGATGATAAGGTCACATACTCTCTCCTTAGTCAAGGGCAAACGACAGGTGTTTTTCAGCTTGAATCCGAAGGCATGAGGCAGGTGCTCAAAAGATTGAAGCCGAGTAGCTTTGAGGATATTGTTGCTGTAAATGCACTATATAGACCTGGACCAATGGATAACATACCGATTTATATTGACAGGAAGCATAATAAGTCTCCAATTTCATATCCGCATCCTGATTTAGAGTCTATATTAGCTAAGACGTACGGTGTGATTGTGTATCAAGAACAAATTATGCAAATTGCTGCGGTAATGGCAGGATTTTCGTTAGGTGAAGCGGATCTATTAAGAAGGGCAGTATCAAAGAAGAAAAAGGATGTATTAGACGAAGAAAGGGAACACTTTGTCAATGGCAGCGTTAGCAAAGGATACTCTGTGTCGGTTGCAAATTCTATTTATGATTTAATAGTTCGCTTTGCTAATTATGGATTTAATAGAAGTCACTCAGTTGCATATAGCATGATTGCGTATCATTTAGCTTATCTAAAAGCAAATTATCCAATCTATTTTTATGCATCAATCTTAACAAGCGTCATAAGTAAGGATGATAAGCTCGCTTCCTATATTAGAGAAGCAAAGCAGCAAGGCATAAAAATATTACCACCATCCATAAATCACAGCTTCTTTGGTTTTTCAGTTGAAAAACATGGACTTAGGTTTGGACTAGCTGCTATTCACCATGTTGGAGGAGCTGCTTTAAAAGAAATCTTTCGTAGCCGAAAACAAAAAAAGTTTAGTGATCTATTCGATTTTTGCATACGAACTTCCGCGAAGCAAATTAATAGACAAACGATAGAGTCATTAGTAATGGCAGGTTGCTTTGATGAGTTTGGAGAAAACAGAGCTACTATATTAGCTAGTATAGATATTGCATTAGAGCATGCTGAACTAGTTAGACCAGATAGCAAAGATCAAATTGAGTTATTTCATGAGGAGTTTATGCTCAAGCCAAAATATGCTCAAGTTGCAGAATTATCCGAAGATCAAATGTTAAAGCTGGAGAAAGAAGCTGTTGGATTCTATCTCTCAAGATATCCAACAACTATGTATGAAGATTTATTCTTCTCCATACGTACGAAAAAAATTCATCAGCTTGCAGATAATAAATCAAATGAATTAGTGAAATTAGGTGTATATATTACAAATGATCGAGTGATACGTACAAAAAAAGGGGAAGTAATGTCATTTTATACATTTAGTGATGATTCAGGAGATGTTGATGCGGTTGCGTTTCCGGCTGTTTATAAACAATATAGTAATATTCTACACAAGGGCAGTATCGTGGTCGTAGAAGGGAAATGTGAAAGAAGGTTAGAAAAGCTACAAATTATTATTAAAACCGTTTATACAATGGATGAAATGATAAAGTCATCTTCTAATAAGTCTCTTTATTTGAGATTTGAAGACACACAAATGGCTGAAGGGAAAGTTCAAGAAATAAAAAATATATTATCAACATTCCCTGGAGAAACTGCGGTACTTATATATTATGAAAGGGAACAAAGAACAATTCGCCTACCTGAAGAATTTTTGGTAGACCCTTCAGAAGAATGTATAGAGCAGATGACCAAGGTATTGGGTGAAAGAAACGTTGTTTTAAAATGA
- a CDS encoding NADP-dependent malic enzyme gives MSLREEALHMHSIHRGKLESKSKVPVRNAKDLSLAYSPGVAEPCKDIYDDVQKVYEYTMKGNMVAVVSDGTAVLGLGNIGPEAAMPVMEGKAVLFKSFAGVDAFPICLNTTDVDKIVETVKLLEPTFGGVNLEDIAAPNCFIIEERLKKETNIPIFHDDQHGTAIVTVAGLVNALKLVGKKMSEIKVVANGAGAAGIAIIKLLYNFGVRDIVMCDSKGAIFEGRSYGMNNVKNEVAKYTNREKMEGTLADVIKGADVFIGVSVEGALTKEMIQNMDDDPIIFAMANPNPEIMPDQAKEAGAKVVGTGRSDFPNQVNNVLAFPGIFRGALDIRATHINEQMKIAAVKAIARLVSDEDLHADYVIPAPFDPRVAPMVAAAVAKAAMETGVARIKLDPESIAEKTRKLSIIGNE, from the coding sequence ATGTCATTAAGAGAAGAAGCATTACATATGCATAGTATTCATAGAGGAAAGTTAGAGTCCAAATCTAAAGTTCCTGTTCGAAATGCAAAGGATTTAAGCTTAGCCTATTCACCTGGTGTAGCAGAACCTTGTAAGGATATTTATGATGATGTACAAAAAGTCTATGAATATACGATGAAGGGAAATATGGTTGCTGTAGTCTCTGACGGTACAGCTGTATTGGGGCTTGGTAACATTGGACCAGAAGCAGCTATGCCTGTCATGGAAGGGAAAGCCGTACTTTTCAAAAGCTTTGCTGGAGTTGACGCCTTTCCAATTTGTTTGAACACAACAGATGTTGATAAAATTGTTGAAACAGTGAAATTATTAGAACCGACATTCGGTGGGGTTAACCTTGAAGATATCGCAGCTCCAAATTGTTTCATCATTGAAGAACGCTTAAAGAAAGAAACGAATATCCCTATTTTCCATGATGACCAGCACGGAACAGCTATTGTTACAGTAGCCGGTTTGGTGAATGCACTTAAATTAGTTGGGAAAAAGATGTCTGAGATTAAAGTAGTAGCTAATGGAGCAGGTGCAGCTGGAATAGCAATTATCAAATTATTATATAACTTTGGTGTAAGAGATATAGTGATGTGCGATTCTAAAGGTGCTATATTTGAAGGTAGATCGTACGGGATGAACAATGTAAAAAATGAAGTAGCGAAGTACACTAATCGGGAAAAAATGGAGGGAACATTAGCCGATGTAATCAAAGGTGCTGATGTTTTTATAGGTGTTTCTGTTGAAGGTGCACTAACTAAGGAAATGATTCAAAATATGGATGATGATCCAATTATATTTGCAATGGCAAATCCTAATCCTGAAATAATGCCTGATCAGGCGAAGGAAGCTGGAGCAAAGGTTGTTGGAACAGGTCGATCTGATTTTCCAAATCAAGTAAATAACGTCTTAGCCTTTCCTGGAATTTTTCGAGGTGCGCTAGATATTCGTGCTACACACATAAATGAGCAAATGAAGATCGCTGCTGTTAAAGCGATTGCAAGACTTGTTTCAGACGAAGATCTACATGCAGACTATGTCATTCCAGCCCCATTTGATCCTAGAGTAGCTCCAATGGTTGCTGCAGCTGTTGCAAAAGCTGCAATGGAAACAGGTGTAGCACGTATCAAATTAGATCCAGAGAGTATTGCAGAAAAAACCCGCAAACTTTCAATTATTGGTAATGAATAA
- a CDS encoding FadR/GntR family transcriptional regulator, translating into MSSRSKVYIEIVHQLQCIITEDRLTAGDKIPSERELAVRLKAGRSSVREALRALELLGIIETRQGEGTFIKEFGDHSLIELIGSFILQDDKAKEDILETKYLLERNSIFLCCKVSNKSYLQCLKSLTSGNNFDHDQFMKTVVEATNNRLLLRIWLVLFDYYKLEYHSYNLPLDYYTELINALEEEKVDLALSIYESIAVKQLSIDA; encoded by the coding sequence ATGTCATCAAGGTCAAAAGTTTATATAGAAATTGTTCATCAATTACAATGCATAATTACAGAAGATAGATTGACAGCTGGTGATAAAATCCCATCAGAACGTGAGCTTGCTGTTAGATTAAAGGCAGGCCGTTCTTCTGTACGTGAGGCACTGAGAGCGTTAGAATTATTAGGTATTATTGAAACACGACAGGGTGAAGGAACGTTCATCAAAGAATTTGGTGACCATAGCCTTATTGAGTTAATTGGAAGCTTTATTTTACAGGATGATAAGGCTAAAGAAGATATACTAGAAACAAAATATTTACTTGAGCGCAATTCTATTTTTTTATGTTGCAAAGTAAGTAATAAAAGCTATTTACAATGTTTGAAGTCGTTAACTTCTGGTAATAACTTTGATCATGATCAATTTATGAAAACGGTTGTAGAAGCGACTAATAATAGGCTGCTGCTAAGAATTTGGCTAGTGTTATTTGATTATTATAAGTTGGAATATCATTCTTATAACCTTCCGTTAGACTATTATACAGAACTCATAAATGCACTTGAGGAAGAAAAAGTAGACTTAGCACTTAGCATTTATGAAAGCATAGCTGTAAAACAATTGTCGATAGATGCATGA
- the accD gene encoding acetyl-CoA carboxylase, carboxyltransferase subunit beta translates to MLKDFFVKKKKYASIPSEQAKQDVPEGIMTKCPSCKKIMYTKELNKNLRVCLNCDHHHRMTAFERIGSLIDEGTFREYDQGLISDNPLNFPGYEEKIEKDRIKTGLNEGIVTGEGEISGFKTVIAVMDSHFRMGSMGSVIGEKITLAIEKAMELNVPFIIFTTSGGARMQEGVLSLMQMAKTSAALKLFSDQGGLIISVMTDPTTGGVSASFASLGDYNFAEPGALIGFAGRRIIEQTIREELPEDFQTAEFLLEKGQLDAVVHRQNMKETLENVLSIHMGGDLEW, encoded by the coding sequence ATGCTTAAGGATTTTTTTGTAAAAAAGAAAAAGTATGCATCCATTCCCTCAGAGCAAGCAAAACAAGATGTGCCCGAAGGTATCATGACAAAATGTCCAAGCTGTAAAAAAATTATGTATACAAAAGAATTAAACAAAAATTTACGTGTATGCTTAAATTGTGATCACCATCATAGAATGACAGCTTTCGAAAGAATTGGCAGTTTGATAGATGAAGGGACTTTTCGTGAGTATGATCAAGGCTTGATCTCAGATAATCCACTAAACTTTCCTGGATATGAAGAAAAGATAGAAAAAGATCGTATCAAAACAGGTCTTAACGAAGGTATAGTTACTGGTGAGGGAGAAATTAGTGGCTTTAAAACAGTTATAGCTGTTATGGATTCACACTTTCGAATGGGTAGTATGGGGTCTGTAATTGGAGAAAAAATTACTCTTGCTATTGAAAAGGCCATGGAGCTGAATGTACCTTTTATTATATTTACTACTTCAGGTGGTGCGAGAATGCAGGAGGGTGTATTAAGTTTAATGCAAATGGCTAAAACAAGTGCAGCCCTTAAACTTTTTAGTGATCAAGGAGGACTCATTATATCTGTAATGACAGATCCTACAACCGGCGGGGTTTCAGCGAGTTTTGCATCTTTAGGAGATTATAATTTTGCTGAACCAGGTGCTTTAATAGGATTTGCTGGTAGACGTATTATAGAGCAAACAATACGAGAAGAGCTTCCGGAGGATTTTCAAACTGCTGAATTTTTATTGGAAAAAGGGCAGCTTGATGCTGTAGTACATCGGCAAAATATGAAAGAAACTTTAGAGAATGTACTATCCATACATATGGGAGGTGATTTGGAATGGTAG